A window of the Candidatus Nitrosotalea okcheonensis genome harbors these coding sequences:
- a CDS encoding site-specific integrase produces the protein MRKASGQSDMGNTIDKTTSTTTAKKRENKVRKLLANTEVKRWYDNLARGSPITAESRTRRLVKFCEEHNTTPMELAELGIKDLKAVTDLLQDHITWMELKHYAPQYIEATMTALKSWLRHFDILIVRRLKITDADSTPTLENERVPNGKEMAEILFRAPLREGAVISLMAKSGLRPEVLGNHNGTDGLMIKDLPDLEIINGVTRFLHTPPKVIVRRTLSKARHQYFTFLSNVGSERLLAYLNDRMAKGEILNSESAVIAPNRDYKYGRQGKEGNKFLLTVRISNIVRNTFRPRFTWRPYVLRSYFDTQLLLAEARGKIAHDFRVFFMGHKGSIEAKYTTNKGILSEELVKEMQDAFKRSEELLDMESQVKAPQQKEDLQSMIANADPQMLQEILVMLISAIKSKSSVK, from the coding sequence TTGCGTAAAGCAAGTGGGCAGTCTGATATGGGAAACACAATAGACAAAACAACTTCAACAACAACTGCCAAAAAAAGAGAAAACAAGGTAAGAAAACTGCTTGCAAATACCGAGGTAAAGAGATGGTATGACAATCTTGCAAGAGGAAGCCCAATAACGGCAGAGTCCAGAACTCGCAGGCTAGTCAAGTTTTGTGAAGAACATAACACGACTCCTATGGAGCTTGCAGAACTTGGAATCAAGGATCTTAAAGCAGTAACAGATCTGTTACAAGATCACATAACTTGGATGGAGCTTAAACACTATGCTCCACAATACATAGAGGCCACAATGACGGCCCTCAAGTCATGGCTAAGACACTTTGATATCCTAATAGTTCGAAGACTCAAGATAACAGATGCCGATAGTACGCCAACACTGGAAAATGAGCGTGTTCCAAACGGTAAGGAAATGGCTGAGATACTATTCAGGGCTCCTCTTAGGGAAGGCGCAGTAATTTCACTGATGGCAAAGTCAGGACTCAGACCCGAAGTTTTGGGAAATCATAACGGAACAGACGGTCTGATGATAAAGGATCTTCCTGACTTGGAGATCATCAATGGAGTTACAAGATTTTTGCATACACCTCCCAAAGTAATTGTCCGCAGAACTCTCTCCAAAGCAAGACATCAGTACTTTACTTTTCTGTCCAATGTAGGATCAGAAAGGTTGCTTGCATATCTAAACGACAGAATGGCAAAAGGCGAGATACTAAATTCCGAGTCGGCCGTAATTGCTCCAAACAGGGATTACAAATACGGAAGACAAGGTAAAGAAGGAAACAAGTTTCTTCTTACAGTCCGTATCTCAAACATTGTCAGAAATACATTCAGGCCACGATTCACATGGAGACCCTATGTACTTCGCTCGTACTTTGACACACAGCTCTTGCTTGCAGAAGCAAGAGGAAAGATTGCACATGACTTTCGTGTCTTTTTCATGGGTCACAAGGGATCCATTGAAGCCAAGTACACAACAAACAAGGGAATCTTGTCAGAAGAGTTGGTAAAGGAGATGCAAGATGCTTTCAAGAGAAGCGAGGAATTGCTAGATATGGAATCTCAAGTAAAAGCACCGCAACAAAAAGAAGATCTTCAAAGCATGATTGCAAATGCTGATCCTCAAATGTTGCAGGAGATACTAGTGATGCTGATATCTGCAATCAAGTCAAAGAGTTCTGTCAAGTGA
- the bluB gene encoding 5,6-dimethylbenzimidazole synthase — protein MIGDFSPEEKDGFYKAVFSRRDVRSHFTSEPIDEKILTRILNAAHHAPSVGFSQPWNFILVKNKDVRKQVRDSFDRERLRSSTLVEDPKRSKYLSLRLEGILDCAVNICITYDPTKFGPFVIGRSSIPETGIYSVCCAIQNLWLAARAEGIGVGWVSILSNSDLKKILEIPDHVVPVAYLCLGHVSNFADKPDLESAGWLPRLGLKDVVFYEKWNNDNDPDWQQVHQMIISNLDYA, from the coding sequence ATGATTGGTGATTTTTCACCAGAGGAAAAGGACGGGTTTTACAAGGCAGTATTTTCTAGACGCGATGTTAGATCTCATTTTACTTCAGAACCAATTGATGAAAAAATACTCACACGGATATTGAATGCGGCACACCATGCCCCGTCTGTAGGGTTCTCTCAGCCATGGAACTTTATTTTGGTTAAAAATAAAGATGTGAGAAAACAGGTTAGAGATTCGTTTGATAGGGAACGGCTTCGCTCTTCTACTCTTGTTGAGGACCCAAAAAGATCAAAGTATTTGTCATTAAGACTTGAAGGAATTTTGGACTGTGCTGTAAACATATGCATTACGTATGATCCTACAAAGTTTGGCCCGTTTGTCATAGGAAGATCAAGTATTCCGGAGACAGGGATCTATAGTGTCTGTTGTGCGATACAGAATCTTTGGCTTGCAGCAAGAGCAGAGGGAATTGGTGTTGGTTGGGTCAGCATACTTTCAAACAGTGATCTTAAAAAAATTCTGGAGATTCCAGATCATGTAGTTCCTGTAGCTTATCTTTGTCTTGGGCATGTATCAAATTTTGCAGACAAGCCAGATCTAGAGAGTGCCGGTTGGTTACCACGCCTTGGTCTCAAAGATGTTGTATTTTATGAAAAGTGGAATAATGACAACGATCCTGATTGGCAACAGGTTCATCAGATGATCATCTCAAATCTTGATTACGCTTAA
- a CDS encoding peptidylprolyl isomerase, with protein MPKATIETNFGNIVFELFPNIAPETVRNFTKLAKSNFYDGTLFHRVIPGFMIQGGDPNTKKSDKSNWGMGGPGYTIKAEFSSRSHLRGIVSMARAMDPNSAGSQFFIVTTDSTFLDKQYTVFGQVLQGMDVADKIVKIPRDKNDCPQQEAKIVRISVSE; from the coding sequence GTGCCCAAGGCAACTATTGAAACAAATTTTGGCAACATAGTCTTTGAGTTATTTCCAAATATTGCCCCAGAAACTGTGAGAAATTTTACCAAATTAGCAAAAAGTAACTTTTACGATGGAACACTGTTTCATCGTGTAATTCCGGGTTTCATGATTCAGGGAGGAGATCCAAATACAAAGAAGTCAGACAAGAGTAATTGGGGTATGGGTGGACCAGGATATACAATAAAGGCGGAATTTAGCTCCAGATCTCACCTTAGGGGCATAGTATCAATGGCAAGAGCTATGGATCCAAATAGTGCAGGCTCTCAGTTTTTCATCGTAACTACAGATAGTACCTTCCTAGACAAGCAGTATACTGTCTTTGGACAAGTCCTGCAGGGAATGGATGTGGCAGATAAGATTGTCAAGATTCCAAGAGATAAAAACGATTGTCCTCAGCAGGAAGCAAAGATCGTTCGCATAAGTGTATCAGAATAG
- a CDS encoding PfkB family carbohydrate kinase, with protein sequence MLTIFGSIAYDTIRTPAKIVKNALGGAATYAAISASFFVKPGLIGVIGQDFPKNYQNILNRFVDTRGVVHAKGKTFRYDGSYDSTLSMRTTNKTELNVLKDFKPVVPEEYRKSEFVYLANNDPAQNTRILKEFDRVKFSMCDTIEFWISSKRNDVIKMMGSVDSVVINDEEAKLLTKNHNLIKAAKKIMGWGTKYVIIKKGEHGSLLFYEDMIFPSPAFSMEDIVDPTGAGDSFAGGMIGYLSNKNNTKISTIREAAVYGNVMGSFAVEKYGVYGITGLKRSDIKKRFDRYKKMVRF encoded by the coding sequence ATGCTGACCATATTTGGATCAATAGCTTATGATACGATAAGGACCCCCGCAAAAATTGTTAAAAATGCATTAGGAGGAGCAGCAACATATGCCGCAATCTCTGCAAGTTTTTTTGTAAAGCCTGGCTTGATTGGAGTCATAGGTCAGGATTTCCCAAAAAATTATCAGAATATACTAAATAGGTTTGTCGACACACGCGGTGTAGTTCATGCAAAAGGCAAGACATTCAGATACGATGGAAGCTATGATTCAACTTTGAGTATGCGTACAACCAACAAGACAGAACTTAACGTTTTGAAGGATTTCAAACCTGTTGTACCAGAAGAATACCGCAAGTCAGAGTTTGTATATCTTGCAAATAATGATCCTGCCCAAAATACTAGAATTCTAAAGGAATTTGATAGAGTCAAGTTTTCAATGTGTGATACCATAGAATTTTGGATATCAAGTAAAAGAAATGATGTTATCAAGATGATGGGTTCTGTTGATTCAGTTGTAATTAATGATGAAGAAGCGAAATTGCTTACAAAAAACCACAATTTGATCAAGGCTGCAAAAAAGATCATGGGGTGGGGAACAAAGTATGTCATAATAAAAAAAGGCGAACATGGCTCTTTGTTGTTTTATGAAGACATGATATTTCCATCACCTGCCTTTTCAATGGAAGATATTGTAGACCCTACAGGTGCAGGTGATTCTTTTGCAGGTGGAATGATAGGATATCTCTCAAACAAAAATAACACAAAAATCTCAACCATCAGAGAGGCTGCAGTATATGGAAACGTCATGGGTTCTTTTGCAGTGGAAAAATATGGGGTATATGGGATAACGGGATTGAAAAGATCGGATATTAAGAAGAGATTTGACAGATACAAGAAGATGGTACGTTTCTAA
- a CDS encoding dUTPase, with protein MVDKLDTIFSLQKNLEKMMNLDRYPKDTQGKISALCTAIIHEAVELQRNTDWKWWKKPTPFDEAAAREELIDIWHFVIQASLELNMTPDDILKEYQKKNQINRQRQIDGY; from the coding sequence ATGGTTGACAAACTGGATACAATTTTCAGTCTTCAAAAAAATCTTGAAAAAATGATGAATCTTGATCGCTATCCAAAAGACACCCAGGGAAAGATTTCTGCACTTTGTACAGCAATAATTCATGAAGCAGTTGAGCTTCAAAGAAACACAGATTGGAAGTGGTGGAAAAAACCTACGCCATTTGATGAAGCTGCAGCTCGCGAAGAGCTAATAGACATTTGGCATTTTGTAATTCAAGCTTCACTTGAGCTTAACATGACTCCAGACGATATTCTAAAAGAGTATCAAAAAAAGAATCAGATAAACAGACAAAGACAGATAGATGGTTACTGA
- a CDS encoding tetrahydromethanopterin S-methyltransferase subunit A: protein MNLIENIAGELCRILLPIEDEMFFGNPKSNIAICTLSSMSLLKDISKSSIIKEVAIAGRLLSENKGIDSLVRSVILNEKIDTIILCGKDTLGHKPGDSLLCLYKNGINADQKIIGSSSPHPILTVTKKQVSKFQVQVKIINKVGETSISQLKTMIETMR from the coding sequence ATGAATCTGATTGAAAATATTGCAGGAGAATTGTGCAGGATTCTTCTTCCAATAGAGGATGAGATGTTTTTTGGGAATCCAAAATCGAACATAGCAATTTGTACCCTATCAAGTATGAGTCTACTAAAAGACATTTCAAAATCATCTATTATCAAAGAGGTTGCAATAGCTGGAAGATTGTTATCTGAAAACAAAGGAATTGATTCTCTTGTAAGATCTGTAATATTAAACGAGAAAATTGACACGATCATACTATGTGGAAAAGATACACTTGGACACAAACCAGGCGATTCTTTACTCTGTTTATATAAAAATGGAATTAATGCAGACCAGAAAATTATTGGTTCCTCAAGCCCGCATCCTATATTGACAGTTACAAAAAAACAAGTATCAAAATTTCAAGTACAAGTAAAAATAATAAACAAAGTAGGAGAAACTAGTATCTCACAACTAAAAACCATGATTGAGACTATGAGATAA
- a CDS encoding DegT/DnrJ/EryC1/StrS family aminotransferase, with protein sequence MKIPINIPIIEKDEINEVCSVLTEKSLTTAANAGGRRVQEFEQLLASYTKSKYAIAVNSGTAALQAALYALDIKQGDEVLIPSFTFVATANSILSVGAKPVFVDIRPENYTMDPSDLKKKITKKSKAIMPVHLYGNFAYMDEISEIANMHNLEIIEDACQSLGTTYKKKQSGTFSKMGCFSMYAAKVITAGEGGAIVTDDKNLFEKLRKIRNHGMLHGYDTRILGLNLRLPEICAALAKVQMRKLTKFLEKRKKNAMILSELLSDLDVILPQERNDVHVNWYLYTIATKNRNKLMKQLNSQGIGATAYYSIPVHKTPFYKKPLKLPLTDWAANSVLSLPVNPLVTENDLHYISKTLHKLIA encoded by the coding sequence TTGAAAATTCCAATAAATATACCAATTATTGAAAAAGACGAAATAAATGAAGTATGTTCTGTATTAACAGAGAAATCTCTAACAACTGCAGCAAATGCTGGTGGAAGGAGAGTACAAGAGTTTGAACAACTTTTAGCCTCATATACAAAATCAAAATATGCAATAGCAGTAAATTCTGGAACAGCTGCTCTACAAGCTGCACTTTATGCTCTTGACATAAAACAAGGCGATGAGGTTTTGATACCATCTTTTACATTTGTAGCAACTGCCAATTCCATTCTGTCAGTTGGTGCAAAGCCGGTGTTTGTTGATATACGTCCTGAAAATTATACAATGGATCCAAGTGATCTTAAAAAGAAAATAACAAAAAAATCCAAGGCAATAATGCCAGTCCATCTATATGGAAATTTTGCATACATGGATGAAATTTCTGAGATTGCTAACATGCATAATCTTGAGATAATTGAAGACGCATGTCAATCACTAGGAACTACATACAAGAAAAAACAATCTGGAACATTTTCAAAAATGGGCTGCTTTAGCATGTATGCTGCTAAAGTCATAACTGCTGGAGAGGGTGGTGCTATAGTTACGGATGATAAAAATCTCTTTGAGAAACTACGCAAGATCAGAAATCATGGAATGCTTCATGGATATGACACCCGAATACTTGGACTGAATCTAAGACTCCCAGAAATTTGTGCCGCACTAGCCAAAGTCCAGATGAGAAAACTTACAAAATTTTTGGAAAAGAGAAAAAAGAATGCGATGATTCTTAGTGAACTCTTGTCTGATCTTGACGTCATATTGCCTCAAGAGAGAAATGATGTACATGTAAACTGGTATCTTTATACGATTGCCACCAAAAATCGTAATAAACTAATGAAACAGCTAAATTCACAAGGAATAGGCGCAACTGCATACTATTCCATCCCAGTACATAAAACTCCGTTTTATAAAAAACCTCTCAAACTTCCTCTTACTGACTGGGCTGCCAACTCTGTACTCAGTCTTCCAGTGAATCCATTGGTCACAGAAAATGACTTGCATTACATTTCAAAGACATTACACAAATTGATTGCATGA
- a CDS encoding tyrosine--tRNA ligase, protein MDVTEKIKLVKREPTEEVVTEEELLNLFNTNSQPKHYIGLEISGFMHLGSLILTGFKINDFIKAGVKCTVFLADWHTYLNNKLDGDWDKIRMVSKYYADAFKMFCPGVEIVEGSQLYESRRGYWLDLVKFSKNMSLERTMRSMTIMGRSAEKDKIDLGQLFYPPMQAVDIHTMDLDIVHAGMDQRKIHMLVREIFPKMKWKVPVAVHHHILAGLGEPEPISNSDSDFVSSKMSKSKSASGIFVHDTDEEINSKFKKAWCPEGIVDKNPVLEISKHIIFHEFDEVIVERPAKFGGNVTYTNYQDLETDFAQKKLHPSDLKATVSKYVTNIIKPIREKIVLTEELSEAIKKTT, encoded by the coding sequence ATGGATGTAACAGAAAAAATCAAGCTTGTGAAAAGAGAGCCCACAGAAGAAGTGGTAACTGAAGAAGAGCTATTAAATCTGTTTAACACAAATTCACAACCCAAACACTACATTGGTCTTGAGATATCTGGTTTCATGCATTTGGGTAGTTTGATACTAACGGGATTCAAGATAAATGACTTTATCAAAGCTGGAGTAAAGTGTACGGTATTTTTGGCAGATTGGCACACTTATCTGAACAACAAACTTGACGGAGACTGGGATAAGATACGAATGGTATCAAAATACTATGCTGATGCATTCAAGATGTTTTGCCCTGGAGTTGAGATTGTGGAAGGCTCACAACTTTATGAATCAAGAAGAGGATATTGGTTAGACCTTGTCAAATTTTCAAAGAACATGTCTCTTGAGCGCACCATGCGTTCGATGACAATAATGGGAAGAAGTGCAGAGAAAGATAAGATTGACCTTGGTCAGCTTTTCTATCCCCCAATGCAAGCTGTAGACATCCATACAATGGATTTGGATATTGTACATGCTGGAATGGATCAAAGAAAAATACACATGCTTGTAAGAGAAATCTTCCCGAAAATGAAGTGGAAGGTACCAGTTGCAGTTCATCATCATATTCTTGCAGGACTTGGAGAGCCAGAGCCTATCTCAAATTCTGACTCAGATTTTGTGTCAAGCAAGATGAGCAAATCAAAATCTGCATCAGGAATATTTGTTCATGATACAGATGAAGAAATTAATTCAAAATTCAAAAAAGCGTGGTGCCCGGAGGGAATTGTAGATAAGAATCCAGTACTTGAGATCTCAAAACATATTATTTTTCATGAATTCGATGAAGTTATTGTAGAACGCCCTGCTAAATTTGGCGGCAACGTTACATATACAAATTATCAAGATTTAGAAACAGATTTTGCACAAAAAAAATTACATCCATCGGATCTAAAGGCTACAGTCTCCAAATATGTAACCAATATAATCAAGCCGATAAGGGAAAAAATTGTCTTGACTGAAGAACTTTCAGAAGCAATAAAGAAAACTACTTGA
- a CDS encoding TIGR03560 family F420-dependent LLM class oxidoreductase, with amino-acid sequence MTSVQIGLTIPQGWLDEFHTDNPYEQFLFSKNIALAAEHLGFDAGYVYDHFVSHPSNNSTKTFFEAYTLLSAISSITSKLRIGQIVTSNSFRHPSLLAKMTSTLDAISNGRLEFGIGAGWFGYEYDSYGYKFDDLVTRVEQLDESIKIIKKMWQNQKSNFKGKHYSIKNAICDPKPIQRPHPPIMIGGAGKSLMKVAARHATRYNHPFGTPEILEEKIKLLKENCKLVKRNYDEIENSVLLRILVGKDSDDVKNIISKLKKKNESIAEFIIRSTDSIAVGTPDEVSNYLQQYQKIGINYFIVNFIGLSKSLEMMSLFSRKVRPTLK; translated from the coding sequence ATGACATCAGTCCAGATTGGACTAACCATACCACAAGGATGGCTAGATGAGTTTCACACTGATAATCCTTATGAACAATTTTTGTTTTCAAAAAATATTGCACTAGCTGCAGAACATCTTGGCTTTGATGCAGGATATGTCTATGATCATTTTGTTTCTCATCCATCAAATAATAGTACCAAGACTTTTTTTGAAGCCTATACACTTCTTTCTGCAATTTCTTCAATAACATCAAAACTTCGAATAGGGCAGATAGTAACATCCAATTCCTTTAGGCATCCATCTCTTTTGGCAAAAATGACATCAACACTTGATGCAATAAGCAATGGAAGGCTGGAGTTTGGTATAGGAGCAGGCTGGTTTGGATATGAGTATGATTCCTATGGATACAAGTTTGATGATCTAGTAACACGAGTAGAACAACTTGATGAATCCATCAAAATAATCAAAAAGATGTGGCAAAATCAAAAATCCAACTTCAAAGGAAAACATTATTCTATTAAAAATGCCATCTGTGATCCAAAACCCATTCAGCGACCTCACCCGCCAATTATGATAGGTGGAGCAGGAAAAAGTCTCATGAAGGTTGCAGCAAGACATGCTACTAGGTATAATCATCCATTTGGGACACCTGAAATTTTAGAAGAAAAAATAAAACTATTAAAAGAGAACTGTAAACTAGTCAAAAGAAATTATGATGAAATAGAAAATTCTGTATTGTTACGAATTTTGGTTGGAAAAGATAGTGATGATGTAAAAAATATTATATCAAAACTAAAAAAGAAAAACGAATCAATTGCAGAATTTATCATACGTTCAACCGATAGTATTGCAGTAGGTACTCCAGACGAGGTAAGTAATTACTTGCAACAATATCAGAAAATTGGAATAAATTACTTTATTGTTAATTTCATAGGGCTATCAAAATCACTTGAGATGATGTCACTATTTTCAAGAAAAGTAAGACCTACTCTCAAGTAG
- the cobJ gene encoding precorrin-3B C(17)-methyltransferase, whose amino-acid sequence MTGKLFIVGVGPGHHDHMTFRAKQAIEESNTIVGYETYVNLVADLIEGKEVHRYAMTQEVERAHQCIDLAKSGKIVSLVSSGDPGIYGMAGLIYEILAEEGWDRKIGLHVEIVPGVSSLNSCAALVGSPLMTDFAVVSMSDLLVPWEIITKRVEAAAQGDFVIVIYNPASKKRIHQLQDTRKLLLKYRSPNTPVAIVKGAFRESEEIVLTDLESMEKHNDKLGMITTVIIGNSSTFMYKDLMINPRGYTSKYNIVEPQQTRK is encoded by the coding sequence ATGACCGGCAAGCTGTTTATTGTAGGTGTAGGTCCTGGTCATCATGACCATATGACTTTTCGCGCAAAGCAAGCAATTGAAGAAAGTAACACAATTGTTGGCTATGAAACATATGTTAACTTGGTTGCGGATCTGATAGAAGGAAAAGAAGTTCACAGATATGCAATGACACAAGAAGTTGAAAGGGCACACCAGTGTATCGATCTTGCAAAATCTGGAAAGATAGTATCGCTTGTATCAAGTGGAGATCCGGGAATATATGGTATGGCAGGCCTGATCTATGAAATTTTGGCAGAAGAGGGATGGGACAGAAAAATTGGTCTTCATGTTGAAATAGTTCCGGGAGTTTCATCGCTCAATTCTTGTGCTGCACTAGTTGGTTCTCCTCTCATGACAGATTTTGCTGTAGTAAGCATGAGTGATCTGCTTGTACCTTGGGAGATTATAACAAAGAGAGTAGAAGCAGCAGCGCAGGGTGATTTTGTTATTGTAATATACAATCCTGCAAGCAAAAAAAGGATTCATCAATTGCAAGATACTCGAAAACTTCTTCTAAAATACAGATCGCCAAATACACCAGTAGCAATTGTAAAGGGTGCATTTCGTGAATCAGAAGAAATCGTTCTAACCGATTTGGAAAGCATGGAAAAACACAATGACAAGCTTGGCATGATCACTACTGTGATAATTGGTAATTCTTCGACTTTTATGTACAAAGATTTGATGATAAATCCCCGTGGTTATACATCAAAATATAATATTGTAGAGCCGCAGCAGACCCGAAAATAA
- a CDS encoding DUF7482 domain-containing protein, translating into MNRFLLLAIIIIIGGLVASLSLFNDQLANAGSIKKIQFTKTITSIQDPGIGHSNEQIAIVLPPNSGSIYHGTITYSSSQPVQIVILHQINKNDSKGQPIWTVDGNTLYAQTTIDTNSTGGSMDFAGSAIGLYSTNSSQFTATVSVDGWIRVTTPDVIQATITPLTENYTLKLAESTIPVQIPMHEGLVNGRAVYYIITDSSNNLVANTISDKQNWKVQLSPVLAHAPITSFDNIFIFTNGITGNGTQGYQNDVLSFTPSDNQYSPLSKVIQVSWNIGRGPFLLNSTQAILDANMTGKIKLTVTDTILNTPQVIWNGGTLNVRANKILSDQTSYLNGQVLDINVNSMTATFVGHRGWGPDGKTIYYIITAGTPKGPAQTMGIQYIPSLSLLGLSARDVYHFTNGLQGAGPFGYQEGISSAQPGDSTYSPICKISIINWNDPSNAKVLENKNDIEYERSAGNITVREATTLGNSYILDCPIITQ; encoded by the coding sequence ATGAACAGATTTTTACTTTTAGCAATTATTATCATAATTGGAGGCCTTGTAGCTTCATTATCATTATTCAATGATCAACTCGCTAATGCTGGTTCAATAAAGAAAATCCAATTCACCAAAACAATCACATCCATACAAGATCCTGGAATTGGTCACAGTAATGAACAGATAGCAATAGTGTTGCCGCCAAACAGCGGTTCCATTTACCATGGAACAATTACATACAGTTCAAGTCAGCCTGTTCAAATTGTTATTCTACATCAAATTAACAAGAATGATTCAAAGGGACAACCAATTTGGACAGTGGATGGCAATACACTTTATGCCCAGACAACAATTGACACAAATTCAACTGGTGGCAGTATGGATTTTGCAGGATCTGCAATAGGCCTTTATTCAACAAATTCTAGCCAGTTTACTGCTACCGTGAGTGTAGACGGATGGATAAGGGTAACAACTCCTGATGTTATTCAAGCTACCATTACACCATTAACGGAAAATTATACACTCAAACTAGCAGAAAGCACAATTCCAGTACAGATACCTATGCATGAGGGACTGGTCAATGGAAGGGCTGTTTATTATATCATAACAGATTCAAGCAATAATCTTGTAGCAAATACAATATCGGACAAACAAAACTGGAAGGTTCAACTATCGCCAGTATTGGCTCATGCTCCAATTACATCATTTGATAACATCTTCATCTTTACAAACGGTATCACTGGGAATGGAACACAAGGATATCAAAATGATGTGTTATCGTTTACCCCCTCTGACAATCAATATAGTCCATTAAGCAAGGTAATTCAGGTATCGTGGAATATAGGACGAGGACCATTTCTTCTTAATTCTACACAAGCGATTCTTGATGCAAACATGACTGGAAAAATAAAACTGACTGTCACTGATACAATCTTGAATACTCCCCAAGTAATCTGGAATGGAGGTACATTGAATGTAAGAGCCAATAAGATATTGTCAGATCAGACATCGTATTTGAATGGACAAGTACTTGATATCAATGTAAATAGTATGACTGCAACCTTTGTTGGACATAGAGGATGGGGACCAGATGGAAAGACAATATACTATATCATTACTGCGGGAACTCCTAAAGGACCTGCACAGACTATGGGAATTCAATACATTCCTTCACTTTCACTTCTTGGCTTGTCAGCAAGAGATGTCTATCACTTTACTAATGGTTTGCAAGGTGCAGGACCATTTGGTTATCAAGAAGGAATTTCTAGTGCACAACCAGGGGATTCTACTTACAGTCCTATCTGTAAAATTTCAATAATAAATTGGAACGATCCAAGCAATGCAAAAGTTTTAGAAAATAAAAATGATATTGAATATGAACGATCCGCAGGAAATATCACAGTACGGGAAGCAACAACTCTTGGCAACAGTTACATTCTTGATTGCCCAATCATAACTCAATGA